In Amphiprion ocellaris isolate individual 3 ecotype Okinawa unplaced genomic scaffold, ASM2253959v1 Aocel_unscaffolded322, whole genome shotgun sequence, one DNA window encodes the following:
- the LOC129348518 gene encoding E3 ubiquitin-protein ligase Topors-like, whose product MSAIKVALQQSQKSGRSKTSKTMSAEVSPDSKCPICLDIFNNMSYLDLCLHKFCFRCIHEWSKNKAECPLCKQPFNSIYHSIKSEQDFKKYDLRPLETASFGTFQGVRFRYRTTLTGVQRQPRRRTSPPPDNGVLFEASTNQPQQQCNRYIQHVMTRLAARRRAASEGRTVNSVREQEMVNFRRELYRRGFRVRNVRDGGRSRDISAEFYRRNPACLHRLIPWLKRELTVLYGAHGSLVNIVQHIIMSRITRYDMEDGAIQEELRPFLQGRTEHFLHEFTSFAKSPFNMEAYDQHAVYDFPAPSSNEDSSTNSSVIAISEDEENATELDHPGASTSTLSNSMWDDETPGPSYSTTAEQARAERLSVPDSDSDTSLEEEPHEFGASPQQMSPHNQTDLSQGECNNEECLSSDSDDCVIVGFVKPTAERTPELVHLSSDSDESASEDTKEVPLLPQHIRFTSLSPAASQNSDASGVGRSENQMDSKERCSSSTSSRCKTSSRCKTSSKSNRKDTERRFDSKERSRERHRSKDRDHRRRRRSRSGERRHCRSPVVSHSSVSAHSNDRGWGRDYSKCDSRYKRRDSDHTYQYSHYGQERNDSGMHLTQRQSYFYTSHKSSELRSRSRSHSRDSQRQDRRHSRSRTYSSSCSPSVKRKSHHDKPGGKRKYKTRHLDEPSSSTLSNLHTEGDSTKHKKKSKEKSRKKSKERSRKTSRSLSVELISDDKAYERSRRHHKKKKKHKKKSRRHKSSEPTEKRLPAVITIDSDSDSCANDSITQASSANKENPTENTTDDPVDPTPADSLSYSC is encoded by the coding sequence ATGTCAGCAATCAAGGTTGCCCTGCAACAGAGCCAGAAGAGTGGCAGAAGCAAAACCTCCAAAACAATGTCTGCAGAGGTGTCACCAGACTCCAAATGTCCCATCTGTTTGGACATATTTAACAACATGTCTTACCTGGATCTCTGCCTGCACAAGTTCTGTTTCCGCTGTATTCATGAGTGGTCCAAGAACAAAGCTGAATGTCCACTGTGCAAGCAGCCATTTAATTCAATCTATCACAGTATAAAATCGGAGCAAGACTTTAAGAAATATGACCTGCGGCCACTGGAAACTGCTTCTTTTGGTACTTTTCAGGGAGTGCGGTTTAGATACCGCACAACTCTTACTGGTGTCCAACGACAGCCGAGGCGAAGGACCTCTCCACCTCCAGACAACGGAGTACTTTTCGAAGCCTCAACAAATCAACCCCAACAGCAGTGCAACCGTTACATCCAACACGTGATGACGAGGTTGGCCGCCAGGAGAAGAGCTGCAAGTGAAGGCAGGACAGTGAACAGTGTACGGGAGCAAGAGATGGTAAACTTCAGGAGGGAACTGTACCGACGGGGATTTAGGGTCCGAAATGTTCGAGATGGTGGTCGCTCTCGAGACATCTCAGCTGAGTTCTACAGAAGAAATCCTGCCTGTCTACATAGACTGATCCCTTGGTTAAAAAGAGAACTCACTGTGCTGTACGGGGCCCATGGCTCTTTGGTCAACATAGTTCAGCACATCATCATGTCACGTATTACACGTTATGACATGGAGGATGGAGCTATTCAAGAGGAGCTCAGGCCATTTCTGCAGGGTCGCACAGAGCACTTTCTGCATGAGTTCACCAGTTTTGCAAAGTCCCCCTTTAATATGGAGGCCTACGACCAGCATGCTGTTTATGACTTCCCAGCTCCTTCTTcaaatgaagacagcagcacCAACTCATCTGTCATTGCTATCTCAGAGGATGAGGAAAATGCTACAGAGTTGGACCATCCAGGAGCCTCAACATCTACTCTGAGCAACTCGATGTGGGATGATGAGACGCCTGGGCCATCATATTCTACGACAGCAGAACAGGCCAGAGCAGAACGACTGTCAGTCCCGGACTCTGATTCTGACACCAGTTTAGAGGAAGAGCCACATGAGTTTGGCGCTTCTCCACAGCAAATGAGTCCTCATAACCAAACAGACTTGTCTCAGGGTGAATGTAACAACGAAGAATGTCTTTCCTCTGACAGCGACGACTGTGTCATTGTAGGGTTCGTTAAACCAACAGCAGAGAGGACTCCTGAGCTGGTTCATCTGTCCTCTGACTCTGATGAATCTGCCAGCGAAGATACTAAAGAAGTGCCTCTTCTGCCTCAGCATATCCGCTTCACCAGTCTGAGTCCTGCAGCTTCACAGAACAGCGATGCCAGTGGTGTTGGGCGATCGGAAAATCAAATGGATTCTAAAGAAAGATGCAGCTCATCGACATCTAGCAGATGCAAGACATCCAGCAGATGCAAGACATCCAGCAAGtcaaacagaaaagacacagaaagaagaTTTGACAGTAAAGAGAGATCTCGGGAGAGGCACCGGTCAAAGGACAGAGACcacaggagaaggaggaggtcaAGAAGTGGAGAGCGCCGGCACTGCAGAAGCCCAGTGGTCTCCCACAGCAGTGTGAGCGCTCATTCCAATGACCGAGGCTGGGGCAGAGACTACTCAAAATGTGACAGTCGTTACAAAAGGAGGGACAGTGATCACACTTATCAGTATAGTCATTATGGCCAAGAGAGAAATGATAGTGGGATGCATTTAACACAGAGACAGTCCTACTTTTACACTAGCCACAAGTCCTCAGAATTGCGCTCTCGCTCCAGGAGCCACAGCAGAGACTCGCAGAGACAGGATAGGAGGCATTCTCGATCTAGGACTTATTCCAGCAGTTGCTCTCCTTCGGTAAAAAGAAAATCTCACCATGACAAGCCTGGCGGGAAGAGGAAATACAAAACGAGGCATTTGGACGAACCGTCCAGTAGCACACTTTCTAACTTGCACACCGAAGGCGACTCGacgaaacacaagaaaaaaagcaaagagaagaGTCGCAAGAAATCCAAAGAGAGATCGAGAAAGACCAGCCGGAGTCTCAGCGTGGAGCTCATCAGTGACGACAAAGCGTATGAGCGAAGCAGGCGTCAccataagaaaaagaagaaacacaagaagaaaagcagaaggCACAAGAGCAGTGAACCCACAGAGAAGCGCTTACCCGCGGTCATCACCATCGATAGTGACAGTGACTCCTGTGCTAATGATAGCATCACCCAGGCCAGTAGCGCTAATAAGGAGAACCCCACTGAGAATACCACAGATGATCCAGTCGACCCCACACCTGCAGACTCACTGTCGTATTCGTGCTGA